The Hugenholtzia roseola DSM 9546 genomic sequence ATAAGTAATTTGCTTGGTTAGGAAAAATTGACTCGTTTGGTAGGCTGTTAGTTTTTCGGTATAATCTTTATTGCCAACTTCTCTATTTTTATTTGCTTCTAAAAGCGTATAATTTCCTATTCTAAAAACATAGTTATTTTTTGTATGATTAGGAAAATTTGCCTCCCAATCGTTTTGTGGATTTTCGGGTAAAATATGCTCGATGGTGGCGTTATGTGCTTCAAAATCGTAATCTTGGCTTGCTATTTTGTTTTCTAATTCAAACAAAATGTAGCGAATTAGTTTTTTGTGCCTGCGCGTGTTGAAAGATTTAGCAGAAAAACTATTTTTAAAATCGGTATCTGAAATGTATAAAATCTCTATTTCTTTTGCAAGCTGAATCAGATTTGTAATCTCGCCTGCTGCAACCTTAATCGCTGCCTTGTGATAAACCTCCTCTAATCGCCCTTCGGGGTATCCGCCCATAACGGTATAACGAAAGGCAATGGTAGTAATAAGTTTTAAAATTTTATCAAAAAAAGGAAGCATTTTTTCGTATGCAATGAGCAAAAGTGGCAAACCTGCCTGTGCCTGAAATAGCCCTATTTCGCCGATACGCTTTTGGATTTCCCTATTGCCCCGCCAAAGTTCGTCTGACGCTTGGTGTAGAGCTACATAATAAACTGCATTTTTTTCTAAATCTTCTAATAAATCAAAAAGATTATCAACTGTCTTTATTTTGGCTTTTATATGCTTATAGAGGTGTTCAGGGCGCACTAATTTGTTTTTCGAAATCCAATAGCGGCGCAAAAAAAGTGGGAAATTTTCCACTCCTACCCAATCGACGATATAGTTCCATTTTTCACTAATAATTTGCTGCGTCGCTTCCTGTGGGACAAGTGAAAAAAGGTAGTTTTTGAGCAAATCTACGCTCGAAAGCACACTGCCACGCGAATTAAGGGTTTCGAATACAAGGTAGGCTTGCAATTCATTTTCTACACTAATTTGTGTAAAAATAACCTTACGTGCCACTATTTCATCGAGAAGCCAAGCGATTTTCTCACCTGATAGGTTAGTTTGAAAGTGTAGAGTAATTTTTTTATAGAAAAAATCTAAACAATTTAATAGTAACTTATCCGAATCATTTAATTTTAGCACAACGCTGGGCGCAGGGCGTTTGAGGGTAAGTAAATTCAGTTGAAAAAATAAATTGTTAGTTTTATTTAGTGTCAATTTGCTTGTGTAAGTTAAGGAAGCAGCCTCTTTTTCACCTAAAAATTTGCTACTCAAAATTCTGATGCGTTCCTCATTGGCTTCTTTTTCAAGCTCCTGCGCCGCTAATTCTTTCAAAATTTGGATACAAGACAAGGCGAATAGGGTTAGGGTTGTGAGCCTTTGTTGTCCGTCTATGATAGCATAGCGGCTTTGTCCTAAACTTTGCAACACAATTACCCCCATGTAATGGACAGAATTAGTTTCTAAAACCAATAGAATATCATTCCATAAATCTTCCCAATTATCCTCTTTCCACGCATAATCGCGCTGATAAAGCGGTACTATGTATTTTTTACCATTCCCTAAAATTTCGCTCGTATCGACGGTTTTGGTATAAAGAAGATAATTGTTTTCCATATTATTTTTAGCATTATTTTAGTATAAAAACAGGGCTGCCTCGCATTTCTCAAAAGTTACCCCATATCCCTACAAAAATACGCAAAACTTTTCAAAAGGCATCAATGGCACAAGGGAGTTTGAGAGGCTACAAGGTTGTTGCAAAGATAAAAATCTTATTTTGTCAAATAAAAAACAAAATAAAATTTGGTTTTGAAACCTTCCCTTTGGGAGAGCGCAAGGTGGGGTTCATTCCTTTTTTATTTCAATCTCACTGCGGACAAGGCAGTGCCTTGTCCCTACCTTTGCATCTAATTTTTAGAAATTAACCCCATTGGGCAGGGTCAGGAGGTTTGCTCAAAGCACAAAAGCTCATTTTTTGACTTTCTGACTGTTGCAATAACGCTGCAAAATACCGATTTGAGCCTATGCAAACGAGGGCAAAAAAAGATATTTGACGAAAAATATATTAAAAAAAACATTAAAAAAATTAGATAAAAATCCTGCAAAATAGGAACAAAATAGTTTGTCCCCATTTTGCAGGAAAAGCAGCACGACTAATGTTTGAAGTGCCTAATGCCTGTCAAGACCATTGCCATCTGGTTTTGGTCGCAAGCCTGAATCGAATCTTGGTCTTTGATAGAACCTCCCGGCTGAATAACGGCACTAATGCCCTCTGTGGCAGCAATTTCGACACAATCGGGAAAAGGGAAAAAGGCATCAGAAGCCATGACCGCGCCTTTTAAATCGAAGCCAAAAGATTTTGCCTTCGCAATCGCCTGACGCAAGGCATCTACGCGCGAAGTCTGTCCCACGCCGCTTGCCAAAAGCTGTCCTGCTACGGCTAAAACAATCGTATTCGATTTGGTGTGCTTGACAATTTTACTCGCAAAAAGCAAGGCTTCGACTTCGGCTTCGGTAGGTTGCCTTTTAGTAACGACTTTCAAATCGCTTTTTGTTTCGCTTTTTGCATCAATATCCTGCAAAATAACGCCGTTTAAAAGGGTTTTAAATTGCGTTTGAGGCAAGGCAAGTGGCTTTCTTTTGAGCAAAATTCTATTTTTCTTTTCCTTCAAAAGGGCAAGCGCGTCGGGTGCAAAATCGGGCGCAATCAAGACCTCGAAAAATAAATCCTGCATGGCTTGTGCCGCCGCCAAATCTATGCTTCCATTCGAAACCAAGACTCCACCAAAAGCCGATGTCGTGTCCGCAGCAAAGGCTTTTTGGTATGCCTCTGCCACACTTTTGCCCTCTGCCATGCCGCAGGCGTTGGTGTGCTTCAAGATAGCAAAGGCAGGATTTGATTCATTTTTAAATTCGTCTATTAACAAAATAGCGGCATCAATATCTACTAAGTTGTTGTAGGAAAGCTCTTTGCCGTTGAGTTTCTCAAAGAGTGCTTCTAAATCGCCATAAAAGAAACCCTTTTGGTGCGGGTTTTCGCCATAACGTAGCACTTGATGCTGTGAAATAGAAGTTTTGAAAAAAGGATAAGTTTTTGTATCTGAATCTGACTCATTAAAATAATGAAAAATAGCCGTATCGTAATGCGAACTGATATGAAAGGCTTTGGTAGCGAGTTTGCGACGGTCTTCCAAATCGGTGTGTCCTTGTTTTTCTTCTAAAAGGTGGTTTAAAAATTGGTAATCTTCTTTATCGGCAATGATAACAGTGTCCTGAAAATTTTTGGCTGCCGCCCGAATAAGAGAAATACCCCCGATGTCTATTTTTTCGATAATTTCTGCCTGACTTGCACCCGAAGCAAGGGTTTCTTCGAAGGGGTATAAATCAACGATAACTAAGTCGAGGGCAGGAATTTGATATTGTTCGGCTTCGGCTTGGTCGGAATTGTTATCACGACGCTGCAAAATGCCGCCAAAGATTTTGGGGTGCAGGGTCTTGACGCGCCCCCCAAAAATAGACGGATATTGCGTCAGGCTTTCCACAGCCACGACGGGAATCCCCAAGTTTTCGATAAATTGCTGCGTTCCTCCTGTGGAATAGAGCGTTACGCCTTGTGCATGTAGGGTCTGCACCAAGGTATCCAAACCTGTCTTGTAATAGACCGAAATCAGGGCGGACTTAATTTTTTTTTGCATAAGTCTAAAATTATGAAAATTTATGAAACAAAAAACGCCCCGAAGGGCGTGTTAGGGCGTTACATTTGGAGCAGCCTCTCGGCTTGTGCAAGGGCATCTTCCCAATTTTGGGTAGCCGCCTCTATCTGTGTTTTCAAATCTTGGTACTGTTTGGAAAGGCTCTGCATTTTTTCGGGGTCAGCCAGATTTTGTGGCTCTGCCAGACGTTGCTCGACTTGCTTGGCTTGTGCTTCGAGTTGCAGAATTTGGGCTTCCCATTGTTCGGCTTCTTTTTCGGCTTTTTTTGCTTTTTTCTGAATTTCTTTTCGCTCTTCCTGCGAAACGCCGTTATGTTGCGCCTTTGCCGTCTGTGGGGTAGCCACTTTTTGAGCGGTTTTGTCCTGCTTTCGCGCCTCTTTTAGAAGCTCTTTTTGGGCTTCTTCGCGCTTTTTATACCATTCCTTAAATTCGTCATAAGTGCCGGGATATTCTTTTATTCTGTGGTCTTCTATCCACCAGATTTTGTTGGCAATCTGACTAATAAAATAACGATTGTGCGAAACTGTTACGAAAGTGCCTTCATATTTTTGCAGCGCGTCTATCAAAACATCTACCGAAAACATGTCTAAGTGGTTGGTAGGTTCGTCTAAAAGTAGGAAGTTGGATTCCGAAAGTAGCATCTTAGCCAACGCCACACGCGCCTTTTCGCCGCCCGAAAGGACTTTGATTTTTTTAAAAATATCATCACCTACAAAAAGAAAGCAGCCCAAAATGGTGCGCAATTCGGCTTCGGTGCGGTCGGAGCTGTGTTGCCTAAGCTCCTCTAAAAGGTCGTTGGAAAGGGTGAGCGATTCGAGTTGGTGCTGGGCGTAAAAACTGGTCAGGACGTTGTGTCCGCCCTGAATTTTACCCGAAAACGCCTCTGTTCCTGCCAAAAGGCGCAACAAGGTAGATTTACCCTTGCCGTTTGCCCCAATAAGGGCGATTTTGTCGCCTCTATCAATTTGCGCCTCGCTTGCCTCTAAAATTTTCAAATCGCCGTAACTTTTCGAAACCTCCTCCAATTCTGCCACTACCTTACCCGAAGGCTGTCGGAAGCGGAAACGCACGCTCATGGTAGCCTGCCCATTGTCGACGGCTTCGATGCGCTCTATCTTTTCCAACTGCTTGACACGCGATTGCGCTTGCTTGGCTTTTGTGGCTTTTGCTTTAAACCTTTCCACAAAACGCTCCAATTCTTTTATTTTTTGTTGTTGATTGTCGTAGGCTTTTTGTTGTAATTCGGCGCGAAGGGCTTTTTCTTCCATATAAAAATCGTAGTTGCCCGAATAGCGGTCTAATTTGCCGTTCCAAACCTCGACGATAACGTTACAACAATTATTTAGAAAATCTTGGTCGTGCGAAACAATGATAACTGCCCCTTCATAACTTTGCAAATAGGTTTCAATCCACTCGATAGAAGGCAAATCTAAGTGGTTGGTAGGTTCGTCTAAAAGCAATAAAGAAGGCTTTTGTAACAATAATTTGGCAAGCATCACGCGCATGCGCCAGCCCCCTGAAAATTCGCAAAGCGGACGTTTGAGGTCGGCGGTTTGAAAGCCTAAGCCCTCCAAAATCGCCTCTGCCTGCGCCTGAATCGAGTAGCCGCCAAGCGTTTCAAATTCGGCTTGCAGGTTTGAAAGTTCGTCTAAAAGCGCGTCCGAATAGTCGGTTTCCATCTTTTGCAAAATCTCGTCTATGCGTGCCTGCAACTGATTGGGGCGTTCGAAGGCTTGCATCGCCACTTTGAGGATAGATTCTTCGCTTTCGTAGGAAAGTAAGTCCTGATTGAGGAAACCGATAGTGCAGTCTTTCGCCTTCGAAAGGCTGCCGCCGTCAGGCGTGTATTCACCCACGATAAGGCGCAGCAGGGTAGATTTGCCTGTGCCATTTGCGCCGATAAGCCCGATGCGCTCTTTGGGTTTGATTTGCAAAGAGGCTTCCTCATAGATGGCTCTATCGCCAAAATAAAACGAGAGTTGATTGATGGTTAGCATGCCGCAAAGGTAGTGAAAAATTGTCTTGTAGCCTGCAAATAGAGAAGGCAAATTTTTGCTTTTATGCAGCCAGAGGTAGCAGGTTTTGGGGCAGTAGTGTTAAGTTCTGTAAAAAAACTTGTTTTTTCAAATTTGACACGAAATAAAATTTGGACTTAAACCCTAAGGGTCTTCAAGACCCTTAGGGTTTAGGGCATAGGACAAGTCAATGACTTGTCCCTACCTTAAAACGCCTGCCCTTTTCGAAGTCTTGACATCTTTGTGCCATCTTTTTTCTAAAAAAACGTACCTTTGCCTTCCATAAGGGTTAGGTTTGCCCAAAAATTGCTAACTTTGCTTGCAATTTGTATAAAAAACAACAAAAAGGCGGTTTGCTTTCGCATTTCCGTCCCACTTCAGCCTTTATTCCAACTATGAGCGATATTTTCAACTCTTCTGCGCCCGATTCAGACGCATCACAAGCGGCTTCGCAAGACAATAACGCGATAGCAGGCAGTCTGCCCCTTTCAGGTCTGTATGAAAATTGGTTTTTAGATTATGCTTCCTACGTAATTTTAGAGCGTGCCGTTCCTACCATCGAAGACGGCTTAAAGCCTGTGCAGCGTCGTCTTTTGCACTCGATGTTTGATATGCATGACGGCAGGTATCATAAAGTTGCCAATGTGATAGGACAGACGATGCAATATCACCCCCATGGCGATGCCTCCATCGGCGAAGCCTTAGTAAATATGGGGCAAAAAGATTTGCTCATAGACACACAAGGAAATTGGGGGGACGTGCGTACAGGCGATAGTGCGGCGGCGGCGCGTTATATAGAGGCGCGTTTGTCTAAATTTGCCTTAGATATACTTTTTAATCCGCAGACAACCAAGTGGCAACTTTCTTATGATGGCAGAAAGCGCGAACCAACTACGCTGCCTGTCAAATTTCCACTTGTCTTGGCACAGGGCGTAGAGGGTATTGCAGTCGGTTTGGCTACCAAAATTCTGCCCCATAACTTCAACGAACTCATCGAGGCGTGTATCGCAACCTTGCGCGGCAAAAAATTCGAGCTTTTTCCCGACTTTCCCACAGGCGGACTCTGCGATGTCAAGGATTACGAAGGCGGCAAAAGAGGGGGCAGGGTGCGCGTGCGTGCCAAAATAGAGCAATTAGACAAACAGACCTTAGTCATCAAAGAAATTCCCTTCGGCACGACCACAGGCAGCCTTATCGATTCTATCATCAAGGCAAATACCAGCGGCAAAATCAAAATCAAGCAGGTGATAGATAACACCGCCGCCGAGGTAGAGGTCTTGGTAAAATTGGCGGCAGGGGTTTCGCCCGACGTAACCATCAGTGCGCTTTATGCCTTTACCGATTGCGAAGTTTCTATTTCGCCCAATGCCTGCGTGATTGTAGCCGATAAGCCTCACTTTTTGCGTGTAGAGGAAATTTTGAAGTACAATGCCGATTATACCCAAGAACTTTTACGGCAGGAGCTTGAAATTCGAAAGCAAGAATTATTAGAAAAAATCTTTTTTTCCTCCCTCGAAAGGCTTTTTATCGAAGAAGGCATCTACAAAAGAATTGAAGACTGCCAAACTTGGGAAGCCGTCATTGCCACCATTCATGCGGGGCTTGCGCCTTTTGCCAAAGATTTCTACCGCGCCATTACCGATGAGGACGTTTTGAAACTCACCGAAATTAAAATCAAGCGCATCTCCAAATTCGACAAAGAAAAAGCCGACGATTTGAGGCTCAAAATGGAAACCGAACTACAAGAGGTAGAGCATCATTTGGCAAATCTGACCGACTACGCCGTCGCTTATTTCAAAGAACTCAAACGCAAATACGGCGCAGGCAGAGAGCGCAAGACCCAACTCACGTCCTTCGATACCATCGAAGCCTCCGTTGTGGCTGCCAACAACGCCAAACTCTACATCAACCGCGCCGAAGGTTTTATCGGTTTTGGTCTGAAAAAGGACGAATTTGTTTGTGATTGTTCGGATATCGATGACGTAATTGTTTTTCGGGAAGATGGCATCATGAAGGTTGTAAAAATTGCCGAAAAGCTATTTGTAGGAAAGGGCGTGATTCATATCGATATTTTCCGAAAAGGCGACGATAGGAAGGTCTATAATATGGCATACCTCGATGGCAAAACAGGCAGGGTGATGGTCAAACGCTTTCAAGTGCTGGGCGTAACGCGCGATAGAGAGTATCAATTAGCTACCGAACACAAACTTTCGAAGGTGCATTATTTTTCTGCAAACCCCAACGGGGAAGCCGAAATCGTCAATGTCTTGCTCTCGAATGCCTGCAAAGCCAAAGTCAAGACCTTCGATTTTAACTTTGCCGAACTCGAAATCAAGGGCAGAACTGCCGTCGGAAATATTCTGACCAAATACCCTATCCGCCGCATCAAACTGCTCAAAGAGGGCGAATCTACGCTGGGTGCTTTGACAATTTATTACGACCCCGCCACAGGCACGCTCAATAAAGACGCAATGGGTAAAAAATTAGGCGAATTTGAAAATCAAGATGCGATTATTGCCTTCTATAAAGATGGCTCGTATGAAATTACCAACTACGAACTCACCAATCGTTATGAAATTGATAAACTTGTGGCGATTGAAAAGTTCAACCCCGACCTTGTCATTTCGGCAGTTTATTTAGAAGGCATCAGCAAAAATGTCTATATCAAACGCTTTAAAATTGAAACGACCACACAGGGCAAGCCTTTTCAGTTTATTTCGGTGCATAAAGATTCTGCCATCTTGGGGCTTACTACCGAAGCTGCCGAAAAGGTAGAACTCTATTTTACCAAAGACCGCAAAAAGCAAAAAATCGCCTATCCGCTCCATACCTTAGAAGAGGTCAAGGGCTGGCGTGCCTTAGGCAGAAAGCTCGAAGAGCCAAACATTTATGAAGCCAAATTTATCTTGCCCCAAAAAGAGGCGGAAACGGCACAAAATGGCTTAACCTTCGAAGCGGAATAAGGGCAAAGTGCCACAAAAGTAAAAAAAGAAGTTTTTTTCTGGAAAGGGCGCATTACAGAATAGCATTTTGAGATACTAAAAAATCAATCAGTTTGGACAAACTCTCAAAGTTTTGCGCCCCTTCTTCATTTTTCCAAAAACCCTGCGCCTGCCAAAGAAAGGCGGCTTGGTGGCGTTCTGCGGCAATCTTGATATGTTTAGACTCGAAAAAAAGAGGCGTGAGGCTTGTCTTTTGTAAGGCTACTTCTGTCCAATAAGTCGCCAGCGCGTCCCCTTCGAGAAAGGGCGCGAAAGTGGGCGTATTTTTCAAAAGAAAATTACCTGTATGGGCTTCAAAGGTAAAATGTTGGTGAGGGAAAAAATTTGCCAAACTGCCATCGAGTGCCAAATCCTCTGCCAATCCGACCAACAACTTTTTTTCGGGTGTGATAAGCCAAAGGCGATGTGCCTGCTGCAAAGCCAAAGAGAGTTCGTGCGTAGAAACCAAAATGGCTTTTTGCTGTTTTTGTGCCACCTGCCTCAAATTGAGGATAACTTCATAGCGGCTCACCCAATCGAGGTGCGCTGTGGGTTCGTCTAAAAAAATAGCCCCTCCGTCTTGTGCCAAAGCACGCGCAATGAGAGCCTTTTGCTTCTGCCCGTCGGAAAGGGCAAAAAAAGGCTGCTCCGCCAAATGCCCAATGCCTGTCGCTTGTAGTGCCTTTGTAATAATGACAAGGTCGGCTTCCGAATGAGAATCTATCCAATTTGTGTGAGGATACCTACCCAAACTTACCAATTCGCCTACCGTAAGGCGTTCTGTGGTCAGATTTTCGGTCAGCACTAAGGAAATAAGCTGTGCGCGTTTCTTTTTGGGAATGTGTGCAATGGGCAACCCCTGCCAAAAAATATCGCCCCATAGCGGTTTTTGCAAGCCTGCTAAGGTGCGCAGGAGCGTAGATTTGCCCGTCCCGTTAGCACCTAAAAGGCAGGTCAGTTCGCCCCTATGCAGTGAAAGGGATAAGTTTTCCAAAAGCACTTGCGTATTGCGCCCCTGATAGCCGATGGCTAAATTTTGCGTGTCGAGCATAAAAAAACAAGCCCCATCTTTTGTTTTTGGATAGTCAAAAAGATAGGGCTTTTATATTGAAGATTAACTTTTTTCTTCGCGATGCGGATTTTTGATGATAAGTTCGTTTGCCAAAAGTTCGTCTAAGGCAGTAATAGAAGGCTTAGGCAAACGCTCGTAATATTTCGAGACCTCGATTTGCTCTCTGTTTTCAAAGACCTCTTCCAAAGAATCGGAAGCGGTGTTAAATTCGGCGATTTTTTGGTTAAGCTCCTCTTTGAGTTGCGTAGAAATCTGACGCGCACGCTTAGATACGGACATCAAAGATTCGTAGATGTTGCCTGTATGAGAAGCAATCTCTTCTACATTTTGCGTAACGATAGAGGTGCGAAATTCTTTTTTAAGAGCGCGTTTGGGTTTTAACATATAGCGGAAAAGGTTTGAGAGTCTGAATGGGAAAAAGACAAACACGCCCTACTATTTGGGCGTGGCGACATCAAAATCTTGGCGCAATGCCTTATCTGCTGCCTGAAAGAAGCTCTCGGCGGCTTTTAAGTAGCTACTATTGGGGTACTTATCGATAAACTTCTGGTAGAAGGTTACGACCTGCCAATAGCGTTCTTTTTGTTTTGAAAAAGCACTCTTGCGTGCGTAGTCGTATTGCGCCTGTATCTTGAAAAAGGCTGCCTGCTCTTGAAGTTTCGAGTCGGGAAAGTCGCGCTCGAAGAGGTTGAAATTGATAATAGCGGCTTGGTAGCTTTCGAGCTTGTAGTAGAGTTTGGCGTTTTCAAAGGCTTTCTGCTCTAATTTCTTTCGCAAGACATCGATAAGAGAAGTCGCTTGTTTGGCATACTCGGTATCGGGGTAGGAAGAAATGTAGTTTTGCAGGGCATTGATAGCGTCGGAAGTGCTTTCTTGGTCTAAATGCGGTTCGGGCGAAGCCTGATAGAGCGAAAAAGCGTGCATATAATAGGCTTCTTGTGCCTTTTCACTTCTACGATAGGTGTCATAGAAATTTTTGAAGTGGAAAGAAGCCAAGAGATATTGCTTTTGATAGAACTGACAATAGGCGTATTTGAGCAAAATTTCTTCGGCTTGTGCGCCGCCCTTGACAATCGGTACGATGTCTTCTAAAAGCAGAGAAGCGCGATAGTAATCGCCTTTGTTGTAGTATTGCGTAGCCGACTCTAAGCGTTTGTCCCAACGCGGCTCTTTGAGGGCTTTTGAAAATTTGCTACAACTGCTACCCACTGCAAGCAGTAGGCTCAAAACCAAAATAATTCGTTTCATGCGCATAGTTTAAGACTGCAAAATTACAACGATTTGCCTAAAAGACAAAGCGTCAGGGAGAAATTTCTTTCCCTTCTGACGCTTTATCTTACCAACTTGCTGCAAAAAGAGAGCGAAACAGGGGGTCGTTCTCTGCTCAAAAGGCGTTATTCCCAATTACCTGCAATAGAAACCTCCTCCATCGAGCCAAAACGCAAGAAACGACGCTTGGCAGAAGGGTGCGATTCGCTGCGCGTCTTATCCACAGGATAGGGGTCTACCACTTCGATAAGATTGACCATTGCGCCGCTGGCTTCTTTGATGTGTATGGCTTGGATTTTGAAAACTTTACCCTCCTGACCGGGTATTTTTTCGAGGTTCTCTACATCTACCTTGCTAAATTTATCCTTCGGATAGATAATCTCCATAGCAGGGTCGCTGCCCAAAGTATCGTATTCGTAGCGGATACTATCGCCTAAGTGATAATCGGCAGTAGTACGGATTTTATCGGCAGGGATAACAATTTCACGCTTATTGACCCGATAAATTACGCCATTTTTGATGAAGTTTTTAAGCGAATCCCAATTATCGGTATATTCACCTTTTTGGCTTTCGTAGGCTTTTTGGGCTTCGCGGATAAGTTTGAGCTGTGCAATGACCTTTGCCTCCGACTCTTTGATTTCGTTTTGCATCTTGATTTCAGAAGCTACCGAGTCATAGACAAAAAACGCCATCAGTGCCACAAAAGGCAGGGTTAGTAGGGTAAAGAGTGTGGTCTTTTTCATCGAAAATAGAATTAGAGAAAAGAAGAAGTTTGAAGTGGGAAAAGCAGTTAGCGACAAGCACTTCCTTAGCAACAGGCGAGCGCGAAGTCGCAAACGCGATATAGGCAGGGGCAGGAAGTAGCAACCAAAAGGAAAGACAATAGATTTTGGCTGCAATTATAGAAACTTTTTGGGCTAAAAGCAAAGTCTATGCGATAAGAATTGATGAATTTGCACGGCAAACCCCAAGAGCGGCTCAATTTGCCCTGCAAGCCGTCGGGAGAAAAACGCTGTATTTTGAAAAAAATTCGTATTTTTGCAGCAAAGATAGGCATTGGGCTATCTTTCAAAACAAGACTTTACTTTTCGGTGGCTTTGCGCACTTTTCGAGAAAGTAAAGATACAAAAGACGTGCTTCCCTACTTTCTTTGCTTTGGGAGAGGAAAAACCTTTCGCCCTTTGCCCAAGAGTCTGCCAAGTGCTTATTTTGAAATGATGTTTGCCCGATGTATTTCTCTTGATAGTGAAAGGATTTTACAAACCCTTCAAAAAGATTTTAAAAGGTTTTTGAAAGATTCTTGTGTTTAGTAGGCTTGGTGCTTAAAAGAGTCTATTGCGCAGTTGGAAAAGATTGGGAACATAATACCTTGAAATTGAGATACCGAGCCATTGAGAGCCTTGTGCCATTTGCAGATGCACCCGCCTGGTCAGATGCCGACAGTCTTGTCTATCCTAAAAGGGCAAACGCCAAAAGGCAGCCCCAAAAGCGGGCTTTTCCCCTTCAATTTCACGCCCCTTTTCCCTGCAATCGCTTGCTGCCGCCATTGCCGAAAGACCTATTTTACTCAAATTTTTATTCATACGCCTCTGCTATCTTTGTTGTCTGCCAAGCGAGCCAACTGCTCCTGCCACACGCGCCAAAGGCACACAAAGGAGAGGATTAGCCCAAAACAACCTTTATGTTAGCGTTCTTAAAAAGAATATTCGGATTTGGTACAAAAGTAAGAAATGTAACCGAGCTTACCGCCGAAGAAAGACGCAAACTCATTCACCAATGGGTCGTCAGCACTGCCATTCCTGCCTATAAAAGGCGCACACAATTTGGATATAGCCTGCTTCGCCTGCGCCAACACCAAAACTGCCCACGCTGCAAAGCAAAGACAAACCTACACTATGCCGTCTTTGTTTGTGCTACCTCAAATAGCGAAACCGCACAGCACATCTTAGCTCCCGCAGGATACTTTTGCGAAGCCTGCCCCACCGTCATCATCGACGAAAAAGTCCTTAAAAAGGGAATGACAGGCGGTAGGCTCAAAAATATACTTGGTATCGCACTCGAAACCGAAACCCTCATTTTCAGAGGCTGGAACGGACACAAAACCCTGCCCCTATTCGACCAAAACAATCAGCCCATCGACCTGAAAGTGTCCGACGAAGCCATTGCACCCTTGCGCAATAAAAACCCACGCGAGAGCCGCAACGACAATCGAAATGATAGTCGTAATGATAGTCGTAATGATAATCGCAACGAGAGCCGTCAGGAAAATCGAAACGAGAGTCGAAATGAGAGCCGCAACGGAAATGAACGGCAAGGAAGCGAAGAAGAAGGCTTCAAAAAGAAAAAAACGCGCCGCAGGGTAGCACGCTCACGAAAACCCAAAACGCCAATAGAGCCAAGCCTTCGCAACGAAGTAAAAAATGAAGTGCCAGCGGTGAAGGTCAAGGAAAAAATCAAGCGGCTCGAACAAAAAGCCTCACCCCTCAAAACGGAGCAATTTGTAGAAGACCCAAAAAGGCAACTCCAAAAGCCCGAAACCAAAGGCGACAATAGCAAAATCGACGACCCAAACCGTCGCA encodes the following:
- a CDS encoding DNA gyrase/topoisomerase IV subunit A, producing the protein MSDIFNSSAPDSDASQAASQDNNAIAGSLPLSGLYENWFLDYASYVILERAVPTIEDGLKPVQRRLLHSMFDMHDGRYHKVANVIGQTMQYHPHGDASIGEALVNMGQKDLLIDTQGNWGDVRTGDSAAAARYIEARLSKFALDILFNPQTTKWQLSYDGRKREPTTLPVKFPLVLAQGVEGIAVGLATKILPHNFNELIEACIATLRGKKFELFPDFPTGGLCDVKDYEGGKRGGRVRVRAKIEQLDKQTLVIKEIPFGTTTGSLIDSIIKANTSGKIKIKQVIDNTAAEVEVLVKLAAGVSPDVTISALYAFTDCEVSISPNACVIVADKPHFLRVEEILKYNADYTQELLRQELEIRKQELLEKIFFSSLERLFIEEGIYKRIEDCQTWEAVIATIHAGLAPFAKDFYRAITDEDVLKLTEIKIKRISKFDKEKADDLRLKMETELQEVEHHLANLTDYAVAYFKELKRKYGAGRERKTQLTSFDTIEASVVAANNAKLYINRAEGFIGFGLKKDEFVCDCSDIDDVIVFREDGIMKVVKIAEKLFVGKGVIHIDIFRKGDDRKVYNMAYLDGKTGRVMVKRFQVLGVTRDREYQLATEHKLSKVHYFSANPNGEAEIVNVLLSNACKAKVKTFDFNFAELEIKGRTAVGNILTKYPIRRIKLLKEGESTLGALTIYYDPATGTLNKDAMGKKLGEFENQDAIIAFYKDGSYEITNYELTNRYEIDKLVAIEKFNPDLVISAVYLEGISKNVYIKRFKIETTTQGKPFQFISVHKDSAILGLTTEAAEKVELYFTKDRKKQKIAYPLHTLEEVKGWRALGRKLEEPNIYEAKFILPQKEAETAQNGLTFEAE
- a CDS encoding ABC transporter ATP-binding protein — protein: MLDTQNLAIGYQGRNTQVLLENLSLSLHRGELTCLLGANGTGKSTLLRTLAGLQKPLWGDIFWQGLPIAHIPKKKRAQLISLVLTENLTTERLTVGELVSLGRYPHTNWIDSHSEADLVIITKALQATGIGHLAEQPFFALSDGQKQKALIARALAQDGGAIFLDEPTAHLDWVSRYEVILNLRQVAQKQQKAILVSTHELSLALQQAHRLWLITPEKKLLVGLAEDLALDGSLANFFPHQHFTFEAHTGNFLLKNTPTFAPFLEGDALATYWTEVALQKTSLTPLFFESKHIKIAAERHQAAFLWQAQGFWKNEEGAQNFESLSKLIDFLVSQNAIL
- a CDS encoding DNA-directed RNA polymerase subunit omega is translated as MLKPKRALKKEFRTSIVTQNVEEIASHTGNIYESLMSVSKRARQISTQLKEELNQKIAEFNTASDSLEEVFENREQIEVSKYYERLPKPSITALDELLANELIIKNPHREEKS
- a CDS encoding outer membrane protein assembly factor BamD, whose translation is MKRIILVLSLLLAVGSSCSKFSKALKEPRWDKRLESATQYYNKGDYYRASLLLEDIVPIVKGGAQAEEILLKYAYCQFYQKQYLLASFHFKNFYDTYRRSEKAQEAYYMHAFSLYQASPEPHLDQESTSDAINALQNYISSYPDTEYAKQATSLIDVLRKKLEQKAFENAKLYYKLESYQAAIINFNLFERDFPDSKLQEQAAFFKIQAQYDYARKSAFSKQKERYWQVVTFYQKFIDKYPNSSYLKAAESFFQAADKALRQDFDVATPK